One window from the genome of Pseudomonas fluorescens encodes:
- a CDS encoding cystathionine gamma-synthase family protein — MNNKPDSTGLDNAGAGTRAVWGGEQVRHPYNATQTPIVASAAYGYDDIDVWYDVALGKAPGFIYSRMSNPTVETLEAKIRELEMAESAVAFSSGMAAISSVLYTFLAHGDRVVSTKDSYGGTNKIFEEFLPRTGVAVTLCETFDHDDIEREIAKGCQVLYLETPTNPTLKILDIPRLVAAAKRVGAVVVADNTFATPLNQSPLALGVDVVIHSATKFLSGHGDVLGGLVCGREALMAKVRHYREINGASLDPFSAYLIIRGMKTLALRMRQQQHSARALAEFLCTEPLVESVNYPGLPSHPNHAVACAQMSGFGAIVSFVLAGGMDTVKLLLPRLRFAHCAGNLGAVETIYGPARTTSHVENTLEERQALGISEGLVRVSVGIEDTDDLLDDLKQAFAFVKKTLDPQLNEVLTETAT, encoded by the coding sequence ATGAACAATAAACCTGACAGCACAGGGCTTGATAACGCCGGCGCGGGAACCCGGGCGGTCTGGGGTGGGGAGCAAGTCAGGCACCCCTACAACGCCACGCAAACCCCCATCGTGGCCAGCGCCGCGTACGGCTACGATGACATCGACGTCTGGTACGACGTCGCCTTGGGCAAGGCCCCCGGTTTTATCTACAGCCGCATGAGCAACCCCACCGTCGAGACCCTCGAAGCCAAGATTCGCGAGTTGGAAATGGCCGAGTCCGCCGTGGCCTTCAGCAGCGGCATGGCGGCGATCAGCAGCGTGCTCTACACCTTCCTGGCCCATGGCGATCGCGTGGTGTCGACCAAGGACAGCTACGGCGGCACCAACAAGATCTTCGAAGAGTTCCTGCCGCGCACCGGCGTGGCGGTGACCCTGTGCGAGACCTTCGATCACGACGACATCGAGCGTGAAATCGCAAAGGGCTGCCAGGTGCTGTACCTGGAAACTCCCACCAACCCGACCCTGAAAATCCTCGACATCCCGCGCCTGGTGGCGGCGGCCAAGCGTGTCGGCGCGGTGGTGGTGGCGGATAACACCTTTGCTACGCCACTGAACCAGAGCCCGCTGGCCTTGGGGGTGGACGTGGTGATTCACAGCGCCACCAAGTTCCTCAGCGGCCATGGCGACGTGCTCGGTGGCCTGGTGTGCGGCCGCGAAGCCTTGATGGCCAAGGTGCGTCATTACCGGGAAATCAACGGCGCGAGCCTCGACCCGTTCTCGGCCTACCTGATCATCCGCGGCATGAAGACCCTGGCGCTACGCATGCGCCAGCAACAGCACAGCGCCCGGGCCCTGGCCGAATTCCTCTGCACCGAACCCCTGGTGGAGTCGGTGAATTACCCGGGCCTGCCCAGCCACCCGAACCATGCCGTGGCCTGCGCGCAAATGTCTGGCTTCGGCGCCATCGTCAGCTTTGTCCTGGCCGGTGGCATGGACACCGTCAAGCTGCTCCTGCCACGCCTGCGCTTCGCCCATTGCGCGGGCAACCTGGGCGCGGTGGAAACCATCTACGGTCCGGCCCGCACCACCAGCCATGTCGAGAACACCTTGGAAGAACGCCAGGCCTTGGGCATCTCCGAAGGCCTGGTGCGGGTTTCGGTGGGTATCGAAGACACGGACGATTTATTGGATGACCTCAAACAGGCCTTCGCCTTTGTCAAAAAAACACTTGATCCGCAACTCAATGAAGTCCTCACCGAGACCGCAACCTGA
- a CDS encoding amino acid permease, with amino-acid sequence MSITEQQTNTRTGFKQEMQTRHIVMLALGGVIGTGLFLTSGYTVNQAGPMGAVIAYIIGALMVYMVMMCLGELAVQMPETGSFSTYATRFLGPGTGYTVAWLYWLTWTVAIGSEFTAAGILMSRWFPDTPVWIWSALFAGVVFLTNVVSVRLFAETEFWLSLIKVLTVVVFLLIGGGAILGLLNIDQAHSIGLSNFTREGLFPTGFMPIAMTLLAVSFAFSGTELIGIAAGETKDPQRNVPRAIRTTVLRLAVFFVGTIFVLATLLPREQAGLVESPFVTVFTYIGIPYSADIMNFVIISALLSAANSGLYAASRMLWTLSDQGHLPKQFSALTRMGTPLNAIIVSMAGGAASLLSSVFAADTIYLALVSISGLAVVVVWMSIAASQIAFRRHYVANGGDIRDLKFRVRGYPWVPLGALVCCSLACVGIAFDPEQRVALYFGLPFIAWCYFVYYITRKSRERRLSVALVAQPSDAF; translated from the coding sequence ATGTCCATAACAGAACAACAAACTAATACGCGGACCGGCTTCAAGCAGGAAATGCAGACGCGCCATATCGTCATGTTGGCACTAGGCGGCGTCATTGGTACCGGGCTGTTCCTCACGTCCGGCTACACCGTCAACCAGGCCGGCCCCATGGGCGCGGTGATCGCCTACATCATCGGTGCGCTGATGGTCTACATGGTGATGATGTGCCTGGGCGAACTGGCGGTGCAGATGCCCGAAACCGGTTCGTTCAGCACCTACGCCACGCGTTTCCTCGGGCCCGGCACCGGCTACACGGTGGCCTGGCTGTATTGGCTGACGTGGACGGTGGCCATCGGTTCCGAGTTCACCGCTGCCGGTATCCTCATGTCCCGATGGTTTCCCGACACGCCGGTGTGGATCTGGAGCGCGCTGTTCGCCGGCGTGGTGTTTCTCACCAACGTGGTCTCGGTGCGTTTGTTCGCCGAGACCGAGTTCTGGTTGTCGTTGATCAAAGTACTGACCGTGGTGGTGTTCCTGCTGATCGGCGGTGGCGCGATTCTCGGCCTGTTGAACATCGACCAGGCCCATAGCATCGGCTTGAGCAACTTCACCCGCGAAGGACTTTTTCCTACCGGCTTCATGCCTATTGCGATGACGCTGCTGGCGGTGTCCTTCGCGTTTTCCGGCACTGAACTGATCGGCATCGCCGCCGGCGAAACCAAGGACCCGCAACGCAATGTACCGCGGGCCATTCGCACCACCGTGCTGCGCCTGGCGGTGTTTTTCGTCGGGACCATTTTTGTCCTGGCGACACTGCTGCCCCGCGAGCAAGCCGGCCTGGTGGAGAGCCCCTTCGTCACGGTGTTCACCTACATCGGCATTCCGTACTCCGCCGACATCATGAACTTCGTGATCATCAGCGCCCTGTTGTCGGCGGCCAACTCCGGGTTGTACGCCGCCTCGCGGATGCTCTGGACCCTCAGCGACCAGGGCCACCTGCCCAAGCAATTCTCGGCCCTGACCCGCATGGGCACGCCGCTCAACGCGATCATCGTCAGCATGGCCGGCGGCGCCGCCTCGTTGCTCAGCAGCGTGTTCGCCGCCGACACCATCTACCTGGCGCTGGTGTCGATCTCCGGCCTGGCCGTGGTGGTGGTGTGGATGAGCATCGCCGCGAGCCAGATCGCTTTCCGTCGTCACTATGTGGCCAACGGCGGCGACATTCGCGACCTCAAGTTCCGCGTTCGCGGTTATCCGTGGGTGCCGCTGGGGGCGCTGGTGTGCTGCAGCCTGGCGTGTGTCGGGATCGCCTTCGACCCTGAACAGCGGGTGGCGCTGTACTTCGGCTTGCCGTTCATCGCCTGGTGTTACTTCGTGTATTACATTACCCGCAAAAGCCGCGAGCGACGCTTGTCGGTTGCCCTCGTGGCACAACCGTCGGACGCGTTCTAA
- a CDS encoding LysR substrate-binding domain-containing protein has translation MKQKTLPPLNWLRAFEVSARCLNFTHAADELFLTQGAVSQQIRQLESHLGVALFKRLPRGLGLTEEGQAYLPVVQDAITRLAVGTNEIFGQHKRRPIKVRGSLAFFVHWLAPKLVDFRQAHPHVDIRYISNIWVKELDGEDDMEIRWGHGQWPGLVSQRLTWDTLFPVCSPALMATLKVPADVAKHSLLHVLGYEEGWGYWLKMVGVDSVDSSTGMQFDTLVCTLRMAELGQGIALARSSMVSELLDDGRLVEPFAQRIEASESFYLVRSSGAEQHPDAARFSTWLVEQAHRFK, from the coding sequence ATGAAGCAAAAAACGTTGCCCCCGTTGAATTGGCTGCGGGCATTCGAAGTGTCGGCCCGCTGCCTGAACTTCACCCACGCCGCCGACGAATTGTTTTTGACCCAGGGCGCGGTCAGCCAGCAGATCCGCCAATTGGAAAGCCACCTGGGGGTGGCGCTGTTCAAGCGCTTGCCCCGGGGCCTGGGCCTGACCGAGGAAGGCCAGGCGTACCTGCCGGTGGTGCAGGACGCGATCACGCGACTGGCAGTGGGCACCAACGAAATCTTTGGCCAGCACAAGCGCCGGCCAATCAAGGTGCGCGGCAGCCTGGCGTTTTTCGTGCACTGGCTGGCGCCGAAACTGGTGGACTTTCGCCAGGCCCATCCCCACGTCGACATCCGCTACATCAGCAACATCTGGGTCAAGGAACTGGACGGCGAAGACGACATGGAAATCCGCTGGGGCCACGGGCAATGGCCCGGCCTGGTGTCCCAGCGCCTGACCTGGGACACCTTGTTCCCGGTGTGCTCGCCGGCCTTGATGGCGACGCTGAAGGTGCCGGCGGACGTGGCGAAGCATTCGTTGTTGCACGTGCTGGGCTACGAAGAAGGGTGGGGGTACTGGCTGAAAATGGTCGGTGTCGACAGCGTCGATTCCTCGACCGGCATGCAATTCGACACACTGGTCTGCACGTTACGCATGGCCGAACTGGGGCAGGGCATCGCTCTGGCGCGGTCGTCGATGGTCAGTGAGTTGCTGGACGATGGGCGCCTGGTCGAACCCTTCGCCCAGCGTATCGAAGCCAGCGAATCGTTTTACCTGGTGCGCAGTTCCGGGGCCGAGCAACACCCGGACGCGGCGCGGTTTTCCACCTGGCTGGTGGAGCAGGCGCATCGTTTCAAGTGA
- the thrC gene encoding threonine synthase, with protein MRYVSTRNSAVQVDFEKVVLSAIAEDGGLFVPVELPQFESQDIANWSTLAYDELAYRVMRPFVGEAIPEADFKRVLKEAGSQFSHRSLAPLHQVDRNEWVLELFHGPTRSSKDFAAQLQARLVQYFLRKRGRRAVVIGVTNGDTGLAAIEAFKHCDETDVVVIYPEAGVLQDQLQDLQATAHPRVHQVAVDGSFDECQTLVTQLFRQHEAISFNSSNWVSVMAQLVFYFHAVLQLGGGQRPIGFSVPAASFAEVYAGYIAQKMGLPITQMIVATNQNDALHQFFLKNHYSRLRASKTLSPAMDLSIFSNLERFLWELYGHDDQAVSALMHTFETRGEMTIANEFWLQARMIIDSYAVSDEQTLEEITSLYRDTGYVIDPHTATGVLAARLYRRSLVAPMVTLGEISPAKSAQLLGELGISIAAQQHPVSEHGPAQIHRIQPDDLAALHQLLGAL; from the coding sequence ATGCGCTATGTGAGTACCCGAAATTCAGCCGTGCAGGTCGATTTCGAAAAAGTTGTGCTGTCGGCCATCGCTGAGGATGGCGGCCTGTTCGTCCCTGTCGAGCTGCCGCAGTTCGAATCCCAGGACATCGCTAACTGGTCCACATTGGCCTACGACGAACTGGCCTATCGAGTGATGCGTCCGTTCGTGGGCGAGGCGATCCCCGAGGCCGACTTCAAGCGGGTGCTCAAGGAAGCGGGCAGCCAGTTCAGCCATCGTTCTTTGGCGCCGTTGCATCAGGTGGATCGCAACGAGTGGGTCCTGGAATTGTTCCATGGGCCGACCCGCTCCTCGAAGGACTTTGCCGCGCAATTGCAGGCGCGACTGGTGCAGTACTTTTTGCGCAAACGCGGGCGTCGCGCCGTGGTGATCGGCGTCACCAACGGCGACACCGGCTTGGCCGCCATCGAGGCCTTCAAGCACTGTGACGAGACCGATGTGGTGGTGATTTATCCCGAGGCCGGAGTGCTGCAAGACCAGCTTCAAGACCTGCAAGCGACGGCGCATCCGCGGGTTCATCAAGTGGCCGTCGATGGCAGTTTCGATGAATGCCAGACCTTGGTCACTCAACTGTTCCGACAGCACGAGGCGATCAGTTTCAACTCCAGCAACTGGGTCAGCGTCATGGCGCAGTTGGTGTTTTATTTCCACGCGGTGCTGCAGTTGGGTGGCGGCCAGCGACCCATTGGCTTCAGCGTGCCGGCGGCGAGTTTTGCCGAGGTCTATGCCGGCTACATCGCGCAGAAGATGGGTTTGCCGATCACGCAGATGATCGTCGCCACCAACCAGAATGACGCGCTGCATCAGTTCTTTTTGAAGAACCACTACTCGCGATTGCGCGCCAGCAAGACCCTGTCGCCGGCCATGGATTTGTCGATCTTTTCCAACTTGGAACGGTTTCTCTGGGAGCTCTATGGGCACGATGATCAAGCGGTGAGCGCGCTGATGCACACCTTCGAAACCCGTGGCGAAATGACCATCGCCAACGAGTTCTGGCTACAGGCGCGGATGATCATCGACTCGTATGCGGTCAGCGATGAGCAGACGCTGGAGGAAATCACCTCGCTGTATCGCGACACCGGTTATGTCATCGACCCCCACACCGCCACCGGCGTGCTCGCGGCGCGCTTGTACCGCCGCAGCCTGGTGGCGCCGATGGTGACCTTGGGCGAGATCTCACCGGCCAAATCGGCGCAGTTGCTCGGTGAGTTGGGGATCAGCATTGCGGCGCAACAGCATCCAGTTTCCGAACATGGCCCGGCGCAGATTCATCGCATCCAGCCGGACGACCTCGCTGCCCTCCATCAACTGCTCGGCGCCCTATAA
- a CDS encoding Lrp/AsnC family transcriptional regulator, which yields MKRILDPLDERIIAELRLNARAAHAELAAKVNLSRNAVRQRIERLERDGAIQGYTVRTGEGAQASSNINAVIFVYRYDRMRGAEVLQALQAMPEVLQCDVMSGEFDLMLRVGAANPERVHKVWKEISALPGVENTVTSFVLSSVV from the coding sequence ATGAAGCGAATCCTCGACCCCCTCGACGAACGCATCATCGCCGAACTGCGCCTTAACGCCCGCGCGGCCCACGCCGAGCTGGCGGCCAAGGTCAACCTCTCGCGCAACGCCGTACGCCAACGCATCGAACGCCTCGAACGCGACGGCGCGATCCAGGGCTATACAGTGCGCACCGGGGAGGGCGCGCAAGCGTCGTCGAACATCAACGCCGTGATCTTCGTCTACCGCTACGACCGCATGCGCGGCGCCGAGGTGTTGCAAGCGTTGCAGGCCATGCCGGAAGTGCTGCAGTGCGATGTGATGAGTGGCGAGTTTGACTTGATGCTGCGGGTGGGTGCGGCGAACCCGGAGCGGGTGCATAAAGTGTGGAAAGAAATCTCCGCGCTGCCCGGGGTAGAGAACACCGTGACGTCGTTTGTGTTGTCGTCGGTGGTCTAA